The segment GACGATCGCCCCGATGATGGCCAGGACGATGCCGACCTCCATGCCGGTGAAGACGTAGGGGAGGGTGCTCTTCATCTCCAGGTGTTTGAAGGTCTGCCAGCGGCTCGCGTTGAGGCTGCGCATGACCTCCCGGTGCCCGCTCTCCACCGAGCGCACCCCGAGCTGGGCGTTGAGCATGATGGGGAAGAACGCGAGCAGCGCCGAGATGATGATCTTGGGCGCCATGCCGAAGCCGAACCAGATCACGAACAGCGGGATCAGCGCGACCTTGGGCACGACCTGGGAGGCGACGATGAGGGGGCGGAGGCTGTTCTCGAGCCAGGGCAGTTTCCCCAGGATGGCGCCGACGGTCACGCCGACCACCAGGGCGATCAGGAACCCGGCCAGGATCTCGGTCACGCTCGTCCCCGCGTGCCGCCACGTCTCCGGGTCCACCACGAGCTCCCCGAACGCGGCGAACACCGTCGTGGGCGGCGGGAGAACGAGTTCCGACATGTCGTTGAACCGGACGAACAGGTCCCACGTGACGAAGAAGACCAGCAGGATCGCGGGGGTGCTGATCCAGGGCAGTAACCGTAGGGATCGGGAGCTGGCGATGATCCTCACTCCTCTTCGTCGAGCGTGTGGCGCAGGTCGCGCACGATCGCGGCGAACTCCGGCTCGGTCTGGACGTCGATGTCGCGGGGCCTGGCGAAGCCGACGGGCGTGATGTCGCGGATGCGGCCGGGCCGTGGGGTGAGGTGGACGACGCGATCACCCAGGAACACGGCCTCGGTGATGTCGTGGGTCACGAAGACGACGGTCGCGCCGGTCGCCAGCGCGATCCGTTGCACCTCGAGGTTCATCCGTTCCCGGGTGAGGGCGTCCAGCGCTCCGAACGGCTCGTCCATGAGGAGGAGTGTTGGCCTCATGCTGAGCGCCCGCGCGATCGCGGCGCGTTGCCGCATCCCGCCGGAGAGCTCCCGGGGGTAGGACCGCTCGAATCCGGACAGCCCCACGAGGATCGCGAGTTCCTCTGCTCGCTCCCGCTGCTCCTTCCTGCTGTATCCACGCAGCGTGAGCGGGAGGGCGATGTTCTCCTCGACCGAGTACCAGGGGAAGAGGTTGGGGTCCTGGAACACGACGCCCAACTGGGCGATCACCGACGAGTCGACGCGTGTCCCCCGCCAGAGCGGCTGGTCCTCGACCAGGACCTCTCCCGTTGTCGGGCTGGTCAGGCCGGCCATGATGCGCAGGAGGGTGGTCTTTCCGCACCCGGAGCGCCCGATCAGTGAGACGAACTCGCCGTCGGCGATCCGTAGGTGGATGTCGTGGAGCGCGTCGGTGTGCGCTCGCCTGCTGTGGAAGCGTTTACCGACGCCGACGAGCTCCAGCTTGGTGGCGTCCGGCGGAGACGGGGATGTCGGACGGGGTTCTCCCACTGAGGGGCTGCTCATGGACATCGGGCTCCTCTGGAGATTGGTGTCAGGCCCCGGGCAGCAGACTGTTGTCGAACCAGGCCGACGCGTCCCCGTCGGGGCTGGCGAGGCCGGCGGCGACGAGCTCCTCGTATCCCGAGACCCACGCCTCGTCGTGGGTGACCAGCAGCGGGGCGTCGGCGTCCCCGCCCGACCACAGGTCCCGCAGTTCCGTGAGGGCCTGGCGTGCGATCTCGTCGTCGTCCAGGGCCGTGAAGGAGTTCTCGCCGCGCAGGGTCTCCAGAGTTTCGTCCAACGACTCGTCGGCGACGACCGACGCGAGTGCGTCGTGGATGGCCCTCATGAACGCCTCGAGCACCTCCGCGTTGTCCTGCAGGTCGTCCTCCGTGGTCACATAGACCTGGGAGTCGGACGCGACCAACGTGGCGGGATCGAAGACCGCCGCGTCCTCGTTCTGCGCCACCACGGTGTGGGCGGTGTCGATGCTGACGACGTAGCCGGCCAGCTCCCCCTGCTGCACGAGGTTGAACGTTCCGGGTGTCAGGCCCACGACCTGTTTCGCGGTCTGGTCGGGGTCGAGTCCGGCGTTGGCGAGGACCAGGGAGACCACCAGGTCGCTCGTACCGCCTTCGGACGGGACACCGATCGTCTGGTCGAGGAAGTCCTCGGGGGTCTCCAGGCTGAGGTTCTCGGTGCTGTAGACGACCCGTTGGGACGTGCCGCGGGTCAACGAACCGACGCAGACCAACGGCTGGTCGGAGTCCGCGACGGTGGTCATCAAGTCGATCTGGCCGATCCTGGTGATCGGTCCGAGCCCCGAGATCAAGGTCTGCATCGCCTGGGGCGAGCCCTGCACCTCCTGGAGCTCCACGTCGAGGCCGTGTTCCGCGAAGTGTCCGCCGGCGAGGGCGAGCAGCTCCGGCGTCATCGACAGGGTCTCCAGCGGCAGGTAGCTGAGGAAGGTGGTTGCGTCTCCCCCACCCCGGGAGCCACAGGCGGACAGCAGGCCGGGGCCGGCGATGGCCGCGGCCGCGGCGAGCGAGGAGCGGGCCAGGAAGGCTCGGCGGCTGACAGGTGACGACGATCGGACAGGCACCATCGGTCCCCTCTTTCCCTATTGCCGAAGCAGGGGTTGCGACCGGCTCGAGAAAGAATCACCTCGGGGAAGATCGACCGGCTACCCGCGTTTCCGGAGAACGGAAGACTCATACATCCGGTTCGGGATCCTTCTGTAGCTTCCGGGAGATGCCGCGCGTGGTGACCTGCACGAGGTAGGCGAGGCTGGGGCCGTAGGGCTCGGTGTGCGGGATGATCAGGGACAACGCCGCGACAACCTCCCGATCGGCGTCATGGATGGGCGCCGCGATTGACGCGAACGCCGGGTTGATCTGGCGGTCACTGACCGCGTATCCGGACCGGCGCACCTCGGCGAGCACGTGCCGCAGTTCCCGCGAACTCGAGTAGGTATGTGGTGTGTAGGACTCCAGCGGGCCGCCGAGGACCTCTTCCTGTACCTCGACCGGCGCGTGCGCGAGGAGCACGAGGCCCACGGCGGTCGCGTGCAGGGGATAGCGACCGCCCACGCGCGGCCCCGAGGAGGCCGAGTCCGGGGTGACGAAGCGTTCGACGAAGATGACCTCGTTCCCCTCCCGAACGGCGAGGTGAACGCCCCGGTGGGTCGTCTCGTACAGATCCTGCATGAAGGGCAGGGCCGTGCGTTGGAGTCCGACGGACCGCGGTGCGTGCGCGGCGACCTCCCACAGGCGCAGTCCAATGCGGTACCGGCCCTCGTGGTCGCGTTCGAGGGCGCCCCACTCGTGCAGCTCGTTCACGATCCGGTGCGTGGTCGTGAGGGGGATGCCCGAACGTCGACCGATCTCGGAGAGGGTCAGTGGACCGCCCGAGTTCTGGAAGGAAGCGAGGATCCGCAGCGCGCGTTCGAGCACGGACCGCCGCTCACTGGCCATTGGTGCAGTGTAGTTCGGCGCTTGGCGCCCATCGTGACCCGGGTCACGATGGGCACCGGCGTGGCCGCACCTCCGGTGTAGGGACGGCACGCTCCCGTCGCGCGGTCAGGAGGTCAGGTCGTACAGCGCCGCCGCGTTGGTGTGGTTGACCGCGGCCGAGGTCGGGGCGTCGAGCGCGGCGTGGAGTCGTTGGGCTCCCTCCCCGTGGTCGTGGGGGTGGTCGCTGGCGTGCATGAGGAGCTTGTCCGGACGGAGCATGGCCAGGACCTCGGCACACTGCCGTTCGTCTGCGGGGAGCTGGGCCGGCTGGGTGGTGAGGCGGAAGTGCCGGTAGAAGTACTCCGAGGGCGACTCCCGCACCCAGGGCACCTCCCGCCAGATCCCCTTCCACTCCTTGTCGAACCGCCAAAAGAGGGACGGGACCCAGGTGAACCCACACTCGGCCAGGCAGACCCGCAGGTCGGGGAGAGACTCGAAGACACCCTCGGCGATGAGGCTGACCACCTGGCCCTGCACGACTTGGGAGTTGCTGAGGTAGTCCTCCAGGTAGGTGTGGGTGGAGCCGTGGAACGTCGGCCCGCTGGCCACGCGTCCCCAGGCGTGCAGGCCGAGGACGAGGCCGTGTGAGCTCGCGGCCTCCAACAGCGGACGGAAACGCGGGTGACCGTAGCGCACGTCCTGCCCACGGACGGGTAGCAGCACCTGGGTGAACCGGCGGTCCGTACCGAGCCGTTCGATCTCCGCGACCGCGGCCGTGACGTCCTGGGTTGGCACCACGATGCTGGCGCGCAGCCGGGAGTCCCGCTCCAGCCACTCCGCGACGAGCCAGTCGTTGATCGCGCGGCACAGTGCGGTCTCGAAGTAGGGGTTGCGGTTCGCCGTGAATGCCGTGACGCAGTTGAGGATCGCGTGGGTGAGGTCGGACCCGTCCAGCAGTTGTCGACGGAGGACGTCGACGGTGTCCGGCGGAACTGTACCCAGGTCTCGTGCCCGCTGGGTGGAGGTGGTCGGAGCCGCCGGAGGGTAGGGAGCCCCGACCGCCGGGGAGAGGGTGACGGTGGCGTCGTCGATGTAGTCGCGCCAATAGGCGTCGAGGTAGGGACTCAACGCCTCCCAGGAGGCGGGGGCACAGTGCACGTCAGTGTCGATCCTCATGCCGCCGGCCCTTCCAACCGGTAGCCCCGGTGCGCGTTCTCACCCAGCATCGCCGTACGCATCGCCTTGGGCAGCGACCGCAGGGCCATGGTGGGCGAATCGAAGTCCCAGTGCGGGTAGTCGGAGGCGAACATGATGCGCTCGGTCATCCCGGTGTGCTCCAGGGCCTGCAGGAGCTGCACGTTGTCCTCGGGCTCCTCGATCGGCTGGGTCGTGAACCAGAAGTGCTCACGGAAGTACTCCGAGGGTTCGCGGCGCAACCAGGGAACGTCCCGGCGCAGCCGCGCCGCGGCGTCATCCATCGCCCACATCTGCGGGGCCGCCCAGGAGATGCCGCCTTCGACGAGAACGACCTGTAGTTCGGGGAATCGTTCGAACACGCCCTCGAGGATCATGTCGC is part of the Spiractinospora alimapuensis genome and harbors:
- a CDS encoding ABC transporter permease, producing MRIIASSRSLRLLPWISTPAILLVFFVTWDLFVRFNDMSELVLPPPTTVFAAFGELVVDPETWRHAGTSVTEILAGFLIALVVGVTVGAILGKLPWLENSLRPLIVASQVVPKVALIPLFVIWFGFGMAPKIIISALLAFFPIMLNAQLGVRSVESGHREVMRSLNASRWQTFKHLEMKSTLPYVFTGMEVGIVLAIIGAIVGEYLGGNEGLGFLVVRTLNDLDAPALFAVIILLSAIGLILYFIVSGLKRLFIPWHESVYSQRDLSL
- a CDS encoding ABC transporter ATP-binding protein; this translates as MSSPSVGEPRPTSPSPPDATKLELVGVGKRFHSRRAHTDALHDIHLRIADGEFVSLIGRSGCGKTTLLRIMAGLTSPTTGEVLVEDQPLWRGTRVDSSVIAQLGVVFQDPNLFPWYSVEENIALPLTLRGYSRKEQRERAEELAILVGLSGFERSYPRELSGGMRQRAAIARALSMRPTLLLMDEPFGALDALTRERMNLEVQRIALATGATVVFVTHDITEAVFLGDRVVHLTPRPGRIRDITPVGFARPRDIDVQTEPEFAAIVRDLRHTLDEEE
- a CDS encoding ABC transporter substrate-binding protein, which encodes MVPVRSSSPVSRRAFLARSSLAAAAAIAGPGLLSACGSRGGGDATTFLSYLPLETLSMTPELLALAGGHFAEHGLDVELQEVQGSPQAMQTLISGLGPITRIGQIDLMTTVADSDQPLVCVGSLTRGTSQRVVYSTENLSLETPEDFLDQTIGVPSEGGTSDLVVSLVLANAGLDPDQTAKQVVGLTPGTFNLVQQGELAGYVVSIDTAHTVVAQNEDAAVFDPATLVASDSQVYVTTEDDLQDNAEVLEAFMRAIHDALASVVADESLDETLETLRGENSFTALDDDEIARQALTELRDLWSGGDADAPLLVTHDEAWVSGYEELVAAGLASPDGDASAWFDNSLLPGA
- a CDS encoding IclR family transcriptional regulator codes for the protein MASERRSVLERALRILASFQNSGGPLTLSEIGRRSGIPLTTTHRIVNELHEWGALERDHEGRYRIGLRLWEVAAHAPRSVGLQRTALPFMQDLYETTHRGVHLAVREGNEVIFVERFVTPDSASSGPRVGGRYPLHATAVGLVLLAHAPVEVQEEVLGGPLESYTPHTYSSSRELRHVLAEVRRSGYAVSDRQINPAFASIAAPIHDADREVVAALSLIIPHTEPYGPSLAYLVQVTTRGISRKLQKDPEPDV
- a CDS encoding amidohydrolase family protein, which translates into the protein MRIDTDVHCAPASWEALSPYLDAYWRDYIDDATVTLSPAVGAPYPPAAPTTSTQRARDLGTVPPDTVDVLRRQLLDGSDLTHAILNCVTAFTANRNPYFETALCRAINDWLVAEWLERDSRLRASIVVPTQDVTAAVAEIERLGTDRRFTQVLLPVRGQDVRYGHPRFRPLLEAASSHGLVLGLHAWGRVASGPTFHGSTHTYLEDYLSNSQVVQGQVVSLIAEGVFESLPDLRVCLAECGFTWVPSLFWRFDKEWKGIWREVPWVRESPSEYFYRHFRLTTQPAQLPADERQCAEVLAMLRPDKLLMHASDHPHDHGEGAQRLHAALDAPTSAAVNHTNAAALYDLTS